A genomic region of Dermacentor andersoni chromosome 9, qqDerAnde1_hic_scaffold, whole genome shotgun sequence contains the following coding sequences:
- the LOC140213181 gene encoding protein GVQW3-like: MAVRLEQRYCIKFCQKLGDSQVVSIRKIQTAFGDDAMSSTQIKEWCNRFKDGRTSVESEPRSVRPSTCRTDQVIAEVNAVVMRDHRVIIRQIAEEVGISTFSAHSIMTKDLAITRAVAKFVPKLLTVEQKQLRVEVSQDVLDSRNSDPDYMNIIITGDESWVYKYDAVTKSQSSQLKPSTTPRPKKASQVRINVQITCEELTMPGIDSSPSSMCYELYSLMPAFRN, from the exons atggcggtgcgactggagcagcgctactgcatcaagttttgccagaaactgggtgACAGCCAAGTAGTAAgcattcggaagattcagacggctttcggtgacgatgctatgagcagcacacagattaaggagtggtgcaaccggtttaaagacggccgcacgtcggtggagagcgagccacgctccgttcggccatcaacatgccgaactgaccaggtcattgccgaagtgaatgctgtggtgatgcgggaccatCGTGTGATTATCCGacaaattgcggaagaggtgggcatcagcactttttctgcacattccattatgaccaaAGATTTGGCCATCACGAGAGCTGtggcgaaattcgtgccgaagttgctcacggtggagcaaaagcaacttcgtgttgaagtctcacaggacgTGCTGGATTCCAGAAACAGTGACCCGGACTACATGAACatcataatcactggtgacgagtcttgggtgtacAAGTACGACGCAgtaaccaaatcccagtcgtcacagtTGAAGCCTTCCACGacaccaagaccaaagaaggccaGCCAAGTGCGCATCAACGTCCAA ATAACGTGCGAGGAACTTACTATGCCAGGAATTGACTCTTCTCCTTCGTCAATGTGTTACGAGCTGTACTCTCTCATGCCGGCGTTCCGGAATTGA